The Mytilus galloprovincialis chromosome 2, xbMytGall1.hap1.1, whole genome shotgun sequence genome has a window encoding:
- the LOC143063950 gene encoding uncharacterized protein LOC143063950: protein MKLILALSLFLGYVTCQHIHGHELKVLAQNEFNGYDHNHNGVLEMAEFEASVQGTDTNGDGHVTCAEYAAASSQPHALALEIFHHYDQDVDCIMSHADAVATFHQIDSNGGGTVNEHEFEHYYTQIMKHLGHIPHGHNGR from the exons ATGAAACTGATACTTGCTTTGTCTCTGTTCCTTGGATATGTCACTTG TCAGCATATCCATGGTCATGAACTGAAAGTATTGGCCCAGAATGAGTTCAATGGCTATGATCACAATCATAATGGTGTTCTAGAGATGGCCGAATTTGAAGCTTCTGTTCAAGGCACTGACACCAATG GTGATGGACACGTTACTTGCGCTGAATATGCCGCTGCAAGTTCACAGCCACATGCTCTAGCACTTGAGATATTCCACCATTATGATCAAGATGTAGATTGTATCATGAGTCATGCAGATGCAGTGGCTACATTTCATCAAATCGACTCAAACG GTGGTGGAACTGTGAATGAACACGAGTTTGAACATTATTACACACAG ATAATGAAGCATCTTGGACACATTCCACACGGCCACAATGGAAGATAA